In Sphingobacteriaceae bacterium, the following proteins share a genomic window:
- a CDS encoding aminopeptidase, translating into MQNSVSCMTTFSILLTIRKSFLCILSLLSFSVIAQTEYLDYRSATNPLYWKNRKPFEGYWQQDVHYNIKAEINDSTDILTGTEELIYWNNSPYSISYVYFHLYSNAQTKDSYAADLYKNNNYNLKFGKYRSQNLGTQVESVQGANRQELKYELDNTILKVYLPKVVNPGESITLNLNFKTYFDKEAIRNRMKLFNSFGKKHYDVVHWYPRVTVIDRKFGWTTDQHMDHEFYGDFGSYHVELTMPNIYIGDGTGTMINEKEVLPDTLRKKLDISNFLQKPFNSPPSTIIKRDGTKKTWKFSAINVHDFAFTADPNYRIGEVNWEGVRCIAMVQEPHAAGWHNAAQYTAKVIEVNSYNIGPYHHPKMIIADAQDGMEYPMLTLCGGFDPDYRTLLIHEMTHNWFQGMVGTNETYRAYMDEGFTQFYTADTYQFIDGPLSIEPKSKSGYIERFTEPVRIVDDQIYTPYFNAVVTKNEEVILNTHGDDFNGGIRHGGGYSQSYTKTAAMLKNLEYVLGRALFDKAMQAYFKQWKFAHPYPEDFRNSIIQYTGVDLNWFFDQWLETSKTIDYKIGRIKHKKNDVYEITFKRKGTMQMPIDFVVIDMNDSARHYYIPNTWFQKPTGATTLPRWIGWGPKLKPTYTATLNIGAKIKNVVIDPSYRLADVDMTNNSKHGRVSLRFDSKVYNPPNWKRYDMRVRPGVWYNGFDGVKLGAVLSGDYLNTRHIFEFGLFFSTGLGQAYIDETVVDGKPVKNKYNTISFWLDYKTSINRYIKKTNFYLQAKSLDGLDGGTIGFERKSNNERTRFYTHLKAMWRDQPQDMVYLINRNEWGYQKLNSAIHLGMEHVYRYKKGLGNITLNLRSSAFTNDYDFSAATLTMINKTDLGRININTRIFAQAGFGSKLPSESMLFVAGANNEDLMNNKYTRAMGIIPPDWGGYGATTNHFNAGGGLNLRGYSGYLLAQKNADGSLSYNYKGTSGVSASAEIEFGELFKAFNPRFLKNTLKFQPYIFGDAGSINTNAPGTANTMSTIMADAGVGTTLSIVRWGNLYGIKPLTIRFDVPFFVSRLPFAETDYLQFRWMLGINKTF; encoded by the coding sequence ATGCAAAATTCAGTTTCCTGTATGACTACTTTTTCAATCCTTTTAACTATTAGAAAATCGTTCCTTTGCATTCTAAGTTTACTCAGCTTCTCAGTAATTGCGCAAACCGAATATCTAGATTACCGCTCTGCTACCAATCCCCTCTATTGGAAAAACCGTAAACCTTTTGAAGGCTACTGGCAACAGGATGTTCACTATAACATTAAAGCTGAGATCAACGATAGCACTGATATTCTTACAGGTACAGAAGAATTAATTTACTGGAACAACTCCCCCTACTCTATTTCTTACGTGTATTTTCATTTGTATAGTAATGCACAAACCAAAGATTCTTACGCTGCCGATCTTTACAAAAACAACAACTACAATTTAAAATTTGGGAAATACCGTTCACAAAATCTGGGTACTCAAGTAGAAAGCGTGCAGGGCGCGAATCGCCAGGAGCTAAAATACGAATTAGACAATACAATATTAAAGGTCTACCTGCCAAAGGTGGTCAATCCCGGAGAGTCTATCACACTCAATTTAAATTTTAAAACCTATTTCGACAAAGAAGCCATTCGTAATCGTATGAAGCTTTTTAATTCGTTTGGAAAAAAACACTACGATGTAGTGCACTGGTATCCGCGCGTTACAGTGATTGACCGAAAATTTGGGTGGACAACTGATCAACATATGGACCATGAGTTTTATGGCGATTTTGGTTCTTATCATGTAGAACTGACGATGCCGAACATCTACATTGGGGACGGCACAGGCACTATGATCAATGAAAAAGAAGTTTTACCCGATACACTTCGCAAAAAACTGGATATCTCTAATTTCCTGCAAAAACCTTTTAACTCTCCTCCCTCCACTATTATAAAACGAGACGGAACAAAAAAGACCTGGAAATTTTCCGCCATCAATGTCCACGATTTCGCATTCACTGCCGATCCCAATTACCGTATTGGAGAAGTAAACTGGGAAGGTGTAAGGTGTATAGCAATGGTACAGGAACCTCATGCCGCGGGTTGGCACAATGCAGCGCAGTATACCGCTAAAGTAATTGAAGTAAATTCTTATAACATCGGACCTTATCATCATCCGAAAATGATCATTGCTGATGCGCAGGACGGGATGGAATATCCCATGCTAACGCTCTGTGGAGGCTTTGATCCCGATTACAGAACTTTATTGATTCATGAGATGACGCATAACTGGTTTCAAGGTATGGTTGGAACAAACGAAACCTACCGTGCATATATGGATGAAGGGTTTACGCAATTTTACACCGCAGATACTTATCAATTTATAGATGGTCCTTTATCCATAGAACCAAAATCAAAAAGCGGTTATATAGAGCGTTTCACCGAGCCGGTGAGGATTGTGGATGATCAAATTTACACTCCTTATTTTAATGCGGTAGTTACAAAAAATGAAGAAGTTATTTTAAATACACACGGTGACGATTTTAATGGTGGCATTCGGCACGGCGGCGGATATAGTCAATCCTACACAAAAACTGCAGCCATGTTAAAAAATCTGGAGTACGTTTTAGGGCGCGCGCTATTCGATAAAGCCATGCAGGCCTATTTTAAACAATGGAAATTCGCCCATCCTTATCCGGAGGATTTTAGAAATTCAATTATTCAATATACAGGAGTGGATCTTAACTGGTTCTTTGACCAATGGCTTGAGACGAGCAAAACAATCGATTATAAAATTGGAAGAATTAAACATAAAAAAAATGATGTTTATGAAATCACCTTCAAACGTAAAGGCACAATGCAAATGCCCATTGATTTTGTAGTAATTGATATGAATGATTCGGCTCGTCATTATTACATTCCTAACACCTGGTTTCAAAAACCAACCGGCGCCACTACCCTGCCCCGCTGGATTGGCTGGGGACCAAAACTTAAACCAACCTACACAGCAACACTAAACATAGGTGCAAAAATTAAAAATGTAGTGATAGATCCTTCCTACCGTTTAGCAGACGTCGACATGACAAATAATTCGAAACATGGACGTGTGAGTTTAAGGTTCGATTCTAAAGTATACAATCCACCTAACTGGAAACGTTACGATATGCGTGTCAGGCCGGGGGTTTGGTACAATGGTTTTGACGGGGTAAAACTTGGTGCAGTGTTGAGTGGGGATTATTTAAACACAAGACACATTTTTGAATTCGGTTTATTTTTTAGCACAGGTCTTGGCCAGGCATACATTGATGAAACGGTGGTGGATGGAAAACCAGTTAAAAACAAATACAATACCATTTCGTTTTGGTTGGATTACAAAACATCGATAAACCGCTATATTAAAAAAACCAATTTTTATTTGCAGGCAAAATCACTGGATGGTCTAGACGGCGGAACCATTGGTTTTGAGCGAAAAAGCAACAATGAAAGAACACGCTTTTATACCCATTTGAAGGCCATGTGGCGTGACCAACCGCAGGACATGGTTTATCTGATTAATCGCAACGAATGGGGGTATCAAAAACTTAACAGTGCCATTCATTTAGGTATGGAACATGTTTACCGTTATAAAAAAGGTCTGGGAAATATTACATTAAATCTTCGTTCCTCTGCCTTTACAAACGATTACGATTTTTCGGCTGCAACACTTACCATGATTAATAAAACTGACCTGGGTCGTATTAATATAAATACACGCATTTTCGCTCAGGCTGGATTTGGGAGTAAGTTGCCTTCAGAATCTATGTTATTTGTAGCAGGTGCGAATAATGAAGATCTGATGAATAATAAATATACCCGTGCAATGGGAATCATTCCTCCAGACTGGGGTGGATATGGTGCCACAACAAATCACTTTAATGCAGGTGGTGGACTTAATTTAAGAGGCTACTCGGGCTATTTGCTGGCACAAAAAAATGCAGATGGTTCTTTAAGTTACAATTATAAGGGCACATCAGGTGTTTCAGCCAGTGCGGAGATAGAGTTTGGAGAGTTGTTTAAAGCTTTTAACCCAAGATTTCTTAAAAACACTCTTAAATTTCAACCTTATATTTTTGGCGACGCGGGTTCTATAAACACCAATGCACCCGGCACAGCAAACACCATGAGTACTATTATGGCCGATGCCGGTGTGGGTACAACGCTAAGCATTGTTCGTTGGGGTAATCTTTATGGCATTAAACCTTTAACTATCCGATTTGACGTTCCGTTTTTTGTAAGCCGTTTACCTTTTGCTGAAACAGATTACCTTCAGTTTAGGTGGATGCTTGGCATTAACAAAACGTTTTAA
- a CDS encoding peptidylprolyl isomerase: MKKLILWISVLSFFSCGVEAQKKGKPTKEDLELLAKQEDGIYAKIETNKGNIYLFLESKKTPMTVANFVGLAEGSIKNKVKPEGQPYYDGMLFHRVMPNFMIQGGCPNGNGSGDPGYEFPDEFDPSLQHTGPGVLSMANHGANTNGSQFFITHVETNYLNNKHTVFGHVILGQDVVNKIEANDVMKSVLILRKGNDAESFDAAKVFEAEKAKAPQKAAARAKADEEARVIANASALKRFETGKTTASGLKYVMEKEGSGLSPKATDEVTVYYRGTFTDGKEFDGNIGKEPATFRLNGVIPGWTEALQLMKPGGKALLYVPYTIGFGENGGGRMPPKTDMIFEIELLKVN, translated from the coding sequence ATGAAGAAACTAATTTTATGGATATCTGTTTTATCCTTTTTCAGCTGCGGAGTAGAGGCACAAAAAAAAGGAAAGCCAACGAAAGAAGATCTTGAACTTCTGGCAAAACAGGAAGATGGCATCTACGCGAAGATTGAAACGAATAAAGGAAATATCTACCTTTTTCTCGAGTCAAAAAAAACGCCTATGACCGTAGCTAATTTTGTTGGTTTGGCAGAAGGCAGCATAAAAAATAAAGTGAAACCCGAAGGTCAGCCATATTACGATGGAATGTTATTTCATCGTGTTATGCCTAATTTTATGATTCAGGGTGGTTGTCCAAACGGTAACGGTTCAGGCGATCCCGGCTATGAATTCCCCGATGAATTTGATCCTAGTTTGCAACATACAGGGCCGGGCGTTTTAAGCATGGCTAATCATGGCGCAAATACAAATGGCTCACAGTTTTTTATTACACATGTAGAAACAAATTATCTGAATAACAAGCACACTGTTTTTGGGCATGTAATTTTGGGCCAGGATGTAGTTAATAAAATTGAGGCCAATGATGTTATGAAAAGCGTCCTTATCTTAAGAAAAGGTAACGATGCAGAATCTTTTGACGCTGCAAAAGTATTTGAAGCTGAAAAAGCAAAGGCGCCACAAAAGGCCGCCGCCAGAGCAAAAGCAGATGAAGAGGCGAGGGTTATTGCAAATGCTTCGGCCTTAAAAAGATTTGAAACAGGCAAAACAACTGCATCTGGTTTAAAATACGTTATGGAAAAGGAAGGTTCGGGCCTTTCTCCTAAAGCAACAGATGAAGTGACTGTTTATTACAGAGGTACATTTACTGATGGCAAAGAGTTTGACGGAAACATTGGCAAAGAACCAGCAACTTTCAGACTTAATGGTGTTATTCCGGGCTGGACAGAGGCCTTGCAGCTTATGAAACCAGGTGGAAAAGCGCTTTTATATGTTCCTTACACTATTGGTTTTGGTGAAAATGGTGGGGGGAGAATGCCTCCTAAAACAGATATGATTTTTGAAATAGAATTACTAAAGGTTAATTAA
- a CDS encoding peptidylprolyl isomerase, with translation MISALSVLTFSAEAQKKAKLSKADKEFLAKQADGIYAKLETTRGDIYTQLEFKQVPMTVANFVGLSEGTIKNSAKGAGVPYYDGIKFHRVIPGFMIQGGDPMGTGGGDPGYSFEDEFLPNSELAKNGYKRGVMAMANRGPNTNGSQFFLMHADYGLPYSYTIFGHIVKGIEVVDSIATAPKNGGDMPNVDQTIKHVTILRKGKEAEAFDAAKVFETERAAAPAKAAARIKAEEEAAKAKQAGAAAEATKILNEKYSSAQVTASGLRTMIEKTGEGAAIKQADKVVLHCTGTLIDGTKFWSSYDGEGKPLEVSLGVSPRLIPGMEEGIMLLKQGGKAKLIIPPNIGYGERGQPPVIPGNSWLVFDVEVLKVN, from the coding sequence ATGATCTCTGCCTTATCTGTTCTGACTTTCAGTGCAGAAGCACAGAAGAAAGCAAAACTAAGTAAAGCAGATAAGGAGTTTTTAGCGAAACAGGCTGACGGTATTTATGCAAAACTTGAAACGACCAGAGGCGATATCTATACACAACTGGAATTTAAGCAAGTGCCTATGACTGTTGCAAACTTTGTAGGTCTTTCAGAAGGAACGATAAAAAATTCAGCAAAAGGTGCAGGTGTTCCGTATTATGATGGCATAAAATTTCACCGTGTTATACCAGGGTTTATGATACAGGGTGGAGATCCAATGGGCACTGGCGGTGGAGATCCGGGATATTCGTTTGAAGACGAGTTTTTACCAAATTCTGAACTTGCAAAAAATGGTTACAAACGTGGAGTTATGGCAATGGCAAACCGTGGACCTAATACTAATGGTAGTCAGTTTTTCTTAATGCATGCAGATTATGGCTTGCCATACAGTTATACTATTTTCGGACATATTGTAAAGGGAATAGAAGTTGTAGATTCTATTGCAACAGCCCCTAAAAACGGAGGCGATATGCCAAATGTTGATCAAACTATTAAACACGTAACTATTTTACGTAAAGGTAAAGAAGCAGAAGCTTTCGATGCCGCTAAAGTGTTTGAGACAGAAAGAGCTGCGGCTCCTGCTAAGGCAGCTGCCAGAATAAAAGCTGAAGAAGAAGCTGCAAAAGCAAAACAAGCCGGCGCTGCTGCAGAAGCAACAAAGATTTTAAATGAAAAATACTCTTCAGCTCAGGTAACTGCTTCAGGACTAAGAACAATGATTGAAAAAACAGGAGAAGGTGCAGCTATTAAACAAGCGGATAAAGTTGTACTTCATTGCACCGGAACTTTAATTGATGGTACTAAATTCTGGTCATCGTATGACGGAGAAGGGAAACCGTTGGAAGTGTCGTTGGGAGTTTCACCAAGATTGATTCCTGGTATGGAAGAAGGCATTATGTTGTTGAAACAAGGTGGTAAAGCCAAACTCATTATTCCGCCAAATATTGGCTATGGTGAGAGAGGACAACCTCCTGTTATTCCGGGAAACTCCTGGTTAGTATTTGATGTTGAAGTTTTAAAAGTTAACTAA
- a CDS encoding peptidylprolyl isomerase, with protein sequence MDKEFLDKQADGIYAKFETSKGDIYTVLEYKKTPMTVANFVGLAEGKIKNKSKAEGQPYYDGLKFHRVIPNFMIQGGCPSGTGTGGPGYNFPDEFDSTLKHTGPGILSMANAGPGTNGSQFFITHVETSWLDGKHTVFGHVVEGQDIVNKIAGNDALNKIVILRKGADAEAFDAEKVFEFEKGNVGAKAEAKAKKEAAEMAEANAAALKRFESAKTTSSGLKYIIEKEGTGDSPKASNNVSVFYRGMFTNGIEFDGNIGGQPISFGLTQVIPGWTEGLQLMKPGGKAVFYIPYALGYGANGYPGVIPPKSDLIFEVELLKVS encoded by the coding sequence ATGGATAAAGAATTTTTAGATAAACAAGCTGATGGAATTTACGCCAAATTTGAAACAAGCAAAGGCGATATCTACACTGTATTAGAATACAAAAAAACTCCCATGACTGTAGCAAACTTCGTTGGTTTAGCAGAGGGGAAAATTAAAAATAAATCAAAAGCAGAGGGGCAACCTTACTACGATGGATTAAAATTTCACCGTGTGATTCCTAACTTTATGATCCAGGGTGGGTGTCCTTCAGGTACCGGTACAGGTGGTCCAGGATACAATTTTCCGGATGAGTTTGATTCTACTTTAAAACATACTGGCCCAGGTATTTTAAGCATGGCTAATGCGGGTCCCGGTACAAATGGTTCACAATTTTTTATTACACACGTTGAGACTTCCTGGTTAGATGGAAAACACACAGTTTTTGGTCATGTTGTAGAGGGGCAAGACATTGTAAATAAAATAGCAGGCAACGACGCTTTGAATAAAATTGTTATTCTTAGAAAAGGCGCAGACGCGGAAGCTTTTGACGCTGAAAAAGTATTTGAATTTGAAAAGGGAAATGTTGGCGCAAAGGCAGAAGCAAAAGCAAAAAAAGAAGCTGCTGAAATGGCAGAAGCAAATGCCGCAGCTTTAAAACGTTTTGAAAGTGCTAAAACAACATCTTCTGGATTAAAATATATCATTGAAAAAGAAGGAACGGGCGATTCTCCTAAAGCCAGTAATAATGTGAGTGTTTTTTACAGAGGCATGTTTACAAATGGAATCGAGTTTGATGGAAATATTGGAGGTCAACCCATTTCATTTGGACTTACCCAGGTTATTCCAGGATGGACAGAAGGTCTGCAATTAATGAAGCCAGGAGGAAAAGCCGTTTTTTATATTCCTTATGCACTTGGTTACGGAGCCAATGGTTATCCGGGAGTTATTCCTCCAAAAAGTGATTTAATTTTTGAAGTAGAACTTTTAAAAGTAAGCTAA
- the groL gene encoding chaperonin GroEL, whose translation MAKDITFNIEARDALKRGVDALANAVKVTLGPKGRNVIIDRKFGSPQITKDGVTVAKEIELSHPVENMGAQLLKEVASKTADVAGDGTTTATVLGQAIVTAGLKNVAAGANPMDLKRGIDKAVIAVVENLKKQSQNIGNENKKIEQVATISANNDNTIGKLIAEAMGKVKKEGVITVEEAKGTDTTVEVVEGMQFDRGYISPYFVTNVDKMEVVMESPYVLIYEKKISAMKELLPILEKAVQTGKPLLIIAEDLDGEALQTLVVNRLRANLKICAVKAPGFGDRRKAMLEDIAILTGGTYISEEQGRKLEDMQLTDLGKAEKITIDKDNTTIVNGSGKKAEITSRVNQIKAQIESTTSDYDKEKLQERLAKLAGGVAVLYIGAASEVEMKEKKDRVDDALAATRAAVEEGIVPGGGTAYIRAIEAISKLKGSNEDENTGISIVKRALEEPLRQICTNCGIEGSIVVQRVKEGKDDFGFNARTEVYENLLKAGVIDPTKVARVALENAASVAAMLLTTDCVLAEKKEEKPAMGGGAPDMGGMGGMM comes from the coding sequence ATGGCAAAAGATATAACCTTTAATATTGAAGCTCGTGACGCTCTGAAACGTGGTGTAGATGCGTTGGCAAATGCAGTAAAAGTAACTTTGGGTCCAAAGGGGCGCAATGTAATTATTGACAGAAAATTTGGTTCACCTCAAATTACTAAAGATGGTGTAACTGTAGCTAAAGAAATCGAATTGAGCCATCCTGTAGAAAACATGGGAGCGCAATTACTTAAAGAGGTTGCTTCTAAAACGGCTGATGTAGCTGGTGACGGTACAACTACTGCTACCGTGCTAGGACAGGCAATTGTGACAGCAGGATTAAAAAACGTTGCAGCAGGTGCAAATCCAATGGATTTGAAACGCGGTATTGACAAAGCTGTTATTGCTGTTGTTGAGAATTTGAAAAAACAATCTCAGAACATTGGTAACGAAAATAAAAAAATTGAACAAGTTGCAACGATTTCGGCTAACAACGACAACACAATTGGAAAACTTATTGCAGAAGCAATGGGCAAAGTGAAAAAAGAAGGAGTTATTACTGTTGAAGAAGCTAAAGGAACAGATACAACTGTTGAAGTTGTGGAAGGTATGCAATTTGACCGTGGTTACATTTCTCCGTATTTTGTAACTAACGTTGATAAAATGGAAGTGGTTATGGAAAGCCCTTACGTTTTAATCTATGAAAAGAAAATTTCTGCAATGAAAGAATTATTACCAATTCTTGAAAAAGCAGTTCAAACAGGAAAACCATTGTTGATCATTGCAGAAGACTTAGATGGCGAAGCATTGCAAACATTAGTGGTTAACCGTTTACGCGCGAACTTAAAAATCTGCGCGGTAAAAGCTCCAGGTTTTGGCGATCGTCGTAAAGCAATGTTAGAAGACATCGCTATTTTAACTGGTGGAACTTATATCAGCGAAGAACAAGGACGTAAATTAGAAGACATGCAGTTAACTGATTTAGGTAAAGCTGAAAAAATCACTATCGATAAAGACAATACAACTATCGTAAATGGTTCTGGTAAAAAAGCAGAAATTACTTCACGCGTAAATCAAATTAAAGCACAAATCGAATCTACAACTTCAGATTACGATAAAGAAAAATTACAAGAGCGTCTTGCCAAATTAGCAGGTGGTGTTGCAGTGTTATACATTGGTGCAGCGAGCGAAGTTGAAATGAAAGAGAAAAAAGACCGTGTTGACGATGCTTTAGCCGCTACACGCGCAGCTGTGGAAGAAGGAATTGTACCGGGTGGTGGAACAGCTTACATTCGTGCGATCGAAGCTATCAGCAAATTAAAAGGATCTAACGAAGATGAAAATACGGGTATTTCAATCGTAAAACGTGCTTTAGAAGAGCCTTTACGTCAAATTTGCACTAACTGTGGAATCGAAGGTTCTATCGTTGTTCAACGTGTAAAAGAAGGAAAAGATGATTTCGGATTCAACGCCAGAACGGAAGTATACGAAAACTTATTAAAAGCAGGTGTTATCGATCCTACTAAAGTGGCACGTGTGGCTTTAGAAAATGCAGCGTCGGTAGCAGCAATGCTTTTAACAACAGATTGTGTGTTAGCTGAGAAAAAAGAAGAAAAACCAGCTATGGGTGGTGGTGCACCAGACATGGGTGGTATGGGTGGAATGATGTAA
- a CDS encoding co-chaperone GroES encodes MAKSNVNVKPLADRVLVEPAAAETKTSGGIIIPDTAKEKPMRGKVIAVGNGKPEEPMTVKVGDTVLYGKYAGTELSVDGKDYLIMKESDIYAIV; translated from the coding sequence ATGGCAAAATCAAATGTAAATGTAAAGCCTTTGGCAGATAGAGTTCTGGTTGAACCTGCGGCGGCTGAAACAAAAACATCAGGAGGAATTATTATTCCTGACACTGCAAAAGAAAAACCAATGCGCGGCAAAGTTATTGCTGTAGGTAACGGTAAACCTGAGGAACCAATGACTGTAAAGGTTGGCGATACAGTGCTTTATGGAAAGTATGCTGGAACAGAATTAAGCGTTGATGGTAAAGATTACCTTATCATGAAAGAAAGCGACATTTACGCGATCGTTTAA
- a CDS encoding 4-(cytidine 5'-diphospho)-2-C-methyl-D-erythritol kinase, translating into MLVFPNCKINLGLHVVNKRTDGFHNIETVFYPVSWCDGLEVLENKESQEGFIFTESGIPIAGDPSQNLIYKAWEIIKTEKKLPALKVHLHKNIPMGAGLGGGSSDAAYFINLLNDQCDLNYTEEEKTGIASQLGSDCAFFIKNTPLFAKGKGNEFSEIKVDLSEYFIFLVYPNVHSNTKEAYDGLIPKHPDNDLGTILASPLKEWKEKLVNDFEGSIFKKYPEVKVLKESMYAAGALYASMSGSGSAVFGIFEKEPIIHFPEHFSTYLQKPLKKIL; encoded by the coding sequence ATGCTTGTTTTTCCAAATTGCAAAATAAATCTCGGTTTACATGTTGTGAACAAACGTACTGATGGTTTTCATAATATTGAAACTGTTTTTTATCCTGTGAGTTGGTGTGATGGGCTTGAAGTACTCGAAAACAAAGAGTCACAGGAAGGATTTATCTTTACTGAAAGTGGCATTCCAATTGCCGGTGATCCTTCACAAAATCTGATCTACAAAGCCTGGGAAATCATTAAAACAGAAAAAAAACTACCGGCGCTAAAAGTTCACTTACATAAAAATATTCCCATGGGTGCGGGTCTTGGCGGGGGAAGTTCGGACGCGGCCTACTTTATTAATTTACTGAACGATCAATGCGATTTGAATTATACGGAGGAAGAAAAAACAGGCATTGCTTCGCAACTCGGCAGCGACTGCGCCTTCTTTATCAAGAATACGCCTCTTTTTGCAAAAGGCAAGGGAAATGAATTTTCTGAAATAAAAGTAGACCTCTCGGAGTATTTTATTTTTTTGGTGTACCCAAATGTTCACAGTAATACTAAGGAAGCCTACGATGGACTGATACCAAAACATCCGGATAATGATCTGGGTACTATTTTAGCCTCTCCTTTAAAAGAATGGAAGGAAAAACTCGTAAATGATTTTGAAGGTTCGATCTTTAAAAAATATCCTGAGGTAAAAGTCTTAAAAGAAAGCATGTATGCCGCTGGAGCGCTCTATGCCAGTATGAGTGGCAGTGGGAGCGCTGTATTTGGCATTTTCGAAAAAGAACCCATCATCCATTTTCCAGAGCACTTTAGTACTTATTTACAAAAACCTTTAAAGAAAATTTTGTAA